In Balaenoptera musculus isolate JJ_BM4_2016_0621 chromosome 19, mBalMus1.pri.v3, whole genome shotgun sequence, one genomic interval encodes:
- the KIFC3 gene encoding kinesin-like protein KIFC3 isoform X11 — MVPSRRTWNLGATPSLRGLWRVGRAGEPEPGMARPAPASPAARPFPHTGPGRLRTGRGRDSPAGGDEDSSTRSAARPALAQCRALSVDWASPGSPHRLYLTLQVEHLKQKLISQAQEVSRLRSELGGTDLEKHRDLLMVENERLRQEMRRCEAELQELRAKPAAPCTGCEHSQESAQLRDKLSQLQLEVAENKGLLSELNLEVQQKTDRLAEVELRLKDCLAEKAQEEERLSRRLRDSHETIASLRAQSPPVKYVMKTVEVESSKTRQALSETQARNQHLQEQVAMQRQVLKEMEQQLQSSHQLTAQLRAQIAMYESELERAHGQMLEEMQSLEEDKNRAIEEAFARAQVEMKAVHENLAGVRTNLLTLQPALRTLTNDYNGLKRQVRGFPLLLQEALKSVKAEIGQAIDEVNSNNQELLRKYRRELQLRKKCHNELVRLKGNIRVIARVRPVTREDGEGPEATNAVTFDPDDDSIIHLLHRGKPVSFELDKVFSPKASQQDVFQEVQALITSCIDGFNVCIFAYGQTGAGKTYTMEGTLENPGINQRALQLLFSEVQEKASDWEYTITVSAAEIYNEVLRDLLGQEPQEKLEIRLCPDGSGQLYVPGLTEFQVQSVEDINKVFEFGHTNRTTEFTNLNEHSSRSHALLIVTVHGVDGSTGLRTTGKLNLVDLAGSERVGKSGAEGSRLREAQHINKSLSALGDVIAALRSRQGHVPFRNSKLTYLLQDSLSGDSKTLMVVQVSPVEKNTSETLYSLKFAERVRSVELGPGSRRAELGSWSSQEHLEWEPACQTPQPSARAHSAPGSGTTSRPGSIRRKLQPSGKSRPLPV, encoded by the exons GTGCCGAGCCCTCAGCGTGGACTGGGCGAGCCCCGGGAGCCCTCACAGGCTCTACCTGACCCTGCAG GTGGAACACCTGAAGCAGAAGCTCATAAGCCAGGCCCAGGAAGTGAGCCGCCTTCGATCGGAGCTG GGAGGCACCGACTTGGAGAAGCACCGGGACCTGCTGATGGTGGAGAATGAGCGACTGAGGCAGGAGATGCGGCGCTGCGAGGCCGAGCTGCAGGAGCTGCGGGCCAAGCCGGCGGCGCCCTGCACAGGCTGCGAGCACAGCCAG GAGAGCGCCCAGCTCCGCGACAAGCTGTCCCAGCTACAGCTGGAGGTGGCGGAGAACAAAGGCTTGCTGTCAGAGCTGAACCTGGAGGTGCAGCAGAAGACCGACCGGCTGGCCGAGGTGGAGCTGCGCCTCAAGGACTGCCTGGCCGAGAAGGCGCAGGAGGAGGAGCGGCTCAGCCGGCGCCTGCGTGACAGCCACGAGACCATCGCCAGCCTGCGGGCCCAGTCGCCGCCCGTCAAG TATGTCATGAAGACGGTGGAGGTGGAGTCGTCCAAGACCAGGCAGGCCCTCAGTGAGACCCAGGCCCGGAACCAGCACCTGCAGGAGCAGGTGGCCATGCAGAGGCAGGTGCTGAAGGAGATGGAGCAACAGCTGCAGAGCTCACATCAGCTGACCGCGCAGCTCCGGGCGCAG ATCGCCATGTACGAGTCGGAGCTGGAGCGGGCGCATGGGCAGATGCTGGAGGAGATGCAGTCCCTGGAGGAGGACAAGAACCGGGCCATCGAGGAGGCCTTTGCCAGAGCCCAGGTGGAGATGAAGGCTGTGCACGAGAACCTGGCAG GTGTCCGGACCAACCTGCTGACGCTGCAGCCAGCGCTGCGGACCCTGACCAACGACTACAATGGGCTCAAGCGTCAGGTGCGCGGCTTCCCGCTGCTGCTGCAGGAGGCCCTCAAGAGCGTCAAGGCCGAG ATCGGCCAGGCCATCGACGAGGTCAACAGCAACAACCAGGAGCTGCTGCGCAAGTACCGCCGGGAGCTGCAGCTGCGCAAGAAGTGCCACAATGAGCTCGTGCGGCTGAAAG GGAACATCCGGGTGATTGCCCGTGTCCGGCCAGTCACCAGAGAGGATGGGGAAGGACCTGAGGCGACCAATGCTGTGACCTTTGATCCCGACGACGACTCCATCATTCACTTGCTGCACAGAGGAAAGCCCGTCTCCTTTGAGCTGGACAAGGTCTTCTCCCCGAAAGCCTCACAGCAGGAT GTGTTCCAGGAGGTGCAGGCCCTGATCACCTCCTGCATCGATGGCTTCAACGTCTGCATCTTCGCCTATGGCCAGACGGGTGCTGGCAAGACATACACGATGGAG GGGACCCTTGAGAACCCAGGCATCAACCAGCGGGCCCTGCAGCTGCTCTTCTCCGAGGTGCAGGAGAAGGCGTCTGACTGGGAGTACACCATCACCGTCAGCGCGGCCGAGATCTACAACGAGGTCCTCAG GGACCTGCTGGGGCAGGAGCCCCAGGAGAAACTGGAGATCCGGCTGTGTCCTGACGGCAGCGGGCAGCTGTACGTGCCAGGGCTGACGGAGTTCCAGGTGCAGAGCGTGGAGGACATCAACAAG GTGTTCGAGTTCGGCCACACCAACCGCACCACGGAGTTCACCAACCTGAACGAGCACAGCTCACGCTCGCATGCCCTGCTCATCGTGACGGTGCACGGCGTGGACGGCAGCACCGGTCTCCGCACCACGG GGAAGCTGAACCTGGTGGACTTGGCTGGCTCGGAGCGCGTGGGCAAGTCGGGGGCCGAGGGCAGCCGCTTGCGGGAGGCACAGCACATCAACAAGTCGCTGTCGGCCCTGGGGGACGTCATTGCTGCCCTGCGTTCCCGCCAGGGCCACGTGCCCTTCCGCAACTCCAAGCTCACCTACCTGCTGCAGGACTCGCTCAGCGGGGACAGCAAGACCCTCATGGTGGTGCAG GTGTCCCCCGTGGAGAAGAACACCAGTGAGACGCTTTATTCCCTCAAGTTTGCTGAGAGGGTGCGCTCCGTGGAGCTGGGGCCCGGGTCCCGCAGGGCAGAGCTCGGGTCCTGGTCCAGCCAGGAGCATCTAGAG TGGGAACCAGCTTGCCAGACGCCACAGCCCTCAGCACGAGCCCACTCGGCCCCTGGCTCTGGGACCACTAGCCGCCCAGGGTCCATCAGGAGGAAGCTGCAGCCCTCGG GGAAGTCGAGGCCGTTGCCTGTGTGA